Genomic segment of Streptococcus pneumoniae:
TCGTCTAAGCTTTCACCGATAACTGCCAAGCGTTCTGCAACTTCTGCGCGTGTGAGTTTATGGGCTTCTACGTAGCGGTTGCGTGGGTGAACACGGCATTCGTGTGAACATCCACGAAGGTATTTGTGCTCATTTTCTTCTGATGTCAAGATACGGAGGTTACAGAATGGATTTCCACAGTTGACATAGCGCTCACATGGAGTGCCATCAAACCAGTCTTTTCCGACTACAACAGGATCTACATGGTTGACATCAACAGCGATACGCTCGTCAAAGACGTACATTTTTCCGTCCCAAAGCTCGCCACGAACTTCTGGATCTTTTCCATAAGTCGCAATTCCACCGTGCAGTTGACCAACATCTTTGTAGCCTTCTCGAACCATCCAGCCAGAGAATTTCTCACAACGGACACCACCGGTACAGTACACAACCACACGTTTGTCCATAAATTTTTCCTTGTTATCACGCACCCATTGTGGCAACTCGCGGAAGTTGCGGATGTCTGGACGAATCGCTCCGCGGAAGTGACCGAGGTCATATTCGTAGTCATTACGTGTATCCAGAACAACCGTATTTTCATCCAAAAGAGCTTCTTTAAATTCTTTTGGTGAAAGGTAGGCACCTGTTGTTTCAAGCGGGTTGATGTCGTTGTCAAAATCATTATCTTCTAAGCCCAAGTGCACGATTTCTTTCTTGTAACGAACAAACATTTTCTTGAAGGCCTGCTCTTCTTCCTCGTCAATCTTGAACCAAAGGTCTTCCATACCAGGAAGTGAGTGGACATAATCCATGTATTTTTGAGTGGTTTCAAAATCACCAGAAACAGTCCCGTTGATTCCCTCATCTGCCACAAGGATACGACCTTTTAAGCCGATTGATTTACAAAATGCCAAATGTTCCGCCGCAAATTCTTGCGCATTTTCAATCGGAACGTATTTGTAATACAGTAAGACACGAATATCTTTTGCCATAAGATTTCTTCTCTCTTTTCTTTCTAAAATTATCTGAATTTTTAATTCATCTCTTTTATTATACTTCGCATAGGCTTTAGAAGGCAATTTATTTGACCGAAAGTTTAAGAAACTAAAAAAACCGAGCAAAGCTCGATTTTTAATGACTATAACTTAATCTTCTTTTGACAAACTTCCTAGTTTGGTTTGGCGTTTGGTATAGGCTAGGATGAGGAGAGTTCCTGCAATACCAACAGTCAAGCCGTTGACAATCGTAGAGACCACTCCTTGGGTCACGACTTTAGCCACAGGCTCATTATATAATAAAACATCACCAAATGGTGCAACGACAATCCACACAAAGGCATTGGCAAGAACTTGAATAACATTAAAGCGAATGATGCCACTTTTATCAAAAACGCCTTCTGATACTCGTAATTTAGAGCGGACTCCACCTACAATCAGACCAAAAATCGCACTGGCCGAAATCCAGAACCACCACAGAGTTCCCCCTTGAAGGGCATCCTTAATCGCATGTCCGATAAATCCAATTAAGAAACCGACAACTGGACCAAAAATCACTGCCAAAAGAGCTTGAACAGCATACTGCAACTGAATATAGGTATTTGGTACTGGCGTTGGGATACTGATCAAGCCAATGACAACAAACAAGGCAGCTCCAATCCCTACTGCAACAACATTTTTAATCGAATTATTTTTCATCTTTTCTCCCTTTTTTCCTAATTTTCAATCCGCTTAATCTCAATATGCCAATTTTGTCCGACTCCGACATTATAGGCTTTGGCAAATGACCCTTGGTTAATGGCTAAACCAACTCGATATAAAGAGTTAATATAAAGAATTGGCTGACCAATCCGTACATCCGCAAAGGACTTCCCGTAGGTCACTTGATTTTGATAAACCAGCATATCGTTATTATAAATCGTCACTTCAAGACGGTCTCCAAAAGCTGGTTCTAAGTGGTTAAACTCCTCTCGCGTAATCGAGGTCCAGAGTGACCCAAATCGGACATCTAAGATGTCAATCGCACCACTCACAAAGTTATCTCCAAGAGTGGTTTCCACTACTGGGATTTCCACAATGTCTTCCACACTTAGCTCAGGACCGACTTCTTCAAAGCTGATATGACCACTGGCTAGTTTAGCCCCTGTATAGGCATAGACATCGCGCCCATGGAAAGTATAGGAATGTTCGGTATTTTTCCGACGGTTTTCCACTTCTGAAATCTCACGAATGGCCACAATTCCGACATGCTTTTTTATAAAGGAAAGGGTCCCATTATCTGGAGTTACAATATATTGATTTTGAGCTGTTTTTGCGACTACACTCTTACGCTTTGAGCCAACTCCTGGATCTACCACAGACACAAAAGTCGTGCCCTCTGGCCAATAATTCACCGTTTGAAAAAGACGATAAGAGCCTTCAAAGATATTATAAGGTGTAATATCATGGGTCAAATGATGAATTTTAAGCGTTGGAGATTCTTCCAATGCTACCCCAATCATAGCTGACACCGCACCATCCACTAAGCCAAAGTCCGATTGTAAAACTAATAAATTATTTTGCATGTTTTTTCCTCCTAATATCCTTAGTATATCATAAGTTGGCACCTAGAGACATATAGATTCTTTATCAGAATGATAAATTTTCTTTATCAAGTAAAGTGGGCAAATCAAAAACAATATCTGCAGCGGCTGCTACTAATTCCTCATCGTGGGAAATCAAAAGAACGATATAGCCCTGCTGCTTCAAATCTTCTAACACCTTTGCCACTTGCTCCATATGATAAAAATCAAGTCCCGAGCTTGGTTCGTCAAAGCAAATCAACTGTTTATCCGTCGCTAAGCTACTTGCCACAAGCACTCTCTGCTGCTCACCGCCTGATAAACTCAGAGGATGCACTTCTTCTAATCCCTGTAAGTCCAGCCGTTTAAAAATAGCTGCTAGATCTCCTTGAAATGCCGTTCCTAGTAAGATTTCATCTCGCACACTCGCTGAAAAAAGCTGTAGCTCCACCTCCTGCAAAATAGCCGTGGACAACCTCAAACGCTCAAGAGCTGACAAAGCTTGATCTTGAAAGGTGAATCGGGCAGTCTTGTCCTCCTCTAATCCTACAAGATAGGAAAGCAAGGTCGTTTTTCCACACCCATTCGGTCCTAAAAGAGCAGTGACTTTACCAGCTTCTAGTGATAAGTCTGGCAAAATTCCCAACAAGTGATTGCCAGCTTGCAAATGAAGATTTTGAATCCAAAAGTCTGCCTTGGCGGTAAACATCGCTCTCTTTTCTTCTATCTTTGCAAGCGCCTCATCCAGTCGCAAACTTCGTAAGCCTAAGGCTTGTCTTTCGACAGAGCTTAATGCCAAGAATTCCTCTTTTTTGAAATCTTTTACAAGCCGACCATCCTCCAAATAAAGATAACGATCAGCAAGGTCAGGAAAATAATGCAGGCGATGTTCGGCAATGATCAGAGTTTTCCCCTGTTGTTTACAAGTCTTTAAGAAATCCTTGACCAAATCAATCCCCGAGCGATCCAAATGTGCCGTTGGCTCATCTAAGACGAGAATAGGCGTATCTTGCATGAGAGCAAGACTCAAGGCTAAAAGCTGCTTTTGACCGCCAGACAAGCCACTGATGGGAGAATCCAGCAGATCCGCTAAAGGACTGGCTTTGGTAACTCTCTGGAGTCTGTCCAAAATCTCCTCACGAGCTAAACCTTGATTTTCACAAGGAAAAACCAATTCTTCACGGACAGTTTTGTGGAAAAAATTTTTCGTCGGCTGTTGAAAAACGCAAGTCACCTGCTGCGCCATCTCTTCCACCCGATAGTTTCCCACAGCTTTCCCACAAACCGTAAACGTACCTGTCAGCTGTCCTGTGATATAATCTGGAATAAGCCCATTTATCAGCTGCAAAAAAGTGGATTTACCACTGCCACTTTTTCCACAGAGAACCACACATTCTCCTTGTGCTATGTGTAAATCCTTAATCTGCAAATGTGACTGCTTACGATTCGCATAAGAAAAATCAAAGTTTTCCACACGAATCACCACATTATCCAGAGAAGCATACTGAGTATCCACCCACAAATCCCCCAATCTATCCATCGAAAACGAGACACAAATGTCTCCGTCCGCTCTTGTTTCAAAGCTAAACCCTTGGTCATAGAAGCCACAACTAAACTTTCCACCTGTCGAACGAGAGAAGCTAGCAAGGGAACAAGGACATATTCTCCATATTTTCCCAAGTGTAGGAGAATCTCTCTTCTTTCCAAAAAGAGTCCTCTCAAGCGTAGATTTTGCCGAATGGCGCGGTAATCCTCTCGAATCAAGGGAAAAAAACGCAACATCACTGAAAGCGTGATAAGGATAACTTCTGGCACTTTCCATTTCTGCAAGCCATGAATCAGCTCATAGGCGCTTGTGGTCTGAATAAGGAGACTACCTGCCATCAAGGCTGGCAACATCAAACGAGCTGCCGTTGCTACGAGAAGAAGAGAACCAAGCCCGATTTTCTCCAAACCACCACCATAAGCTAATAAGAGCAAAAAAACGAGAAAATGGAGTCCATAAATCATAGCTATCCTTCCCTTTCCTGCTAAATAAAGGAGGAAAAGGAAACCAAAAATCAAGACCCACTCTTTTTCTGCCTCGACACGAAAAAGAAAGGTTAGATTAGCCAAAATGACTAATAAAACCTTACTTCTGACATCATATTTCATGAAATAATTCCTGCTTTTTCAAAATGTTTTTTTAATAGCGCAGAGCCAATCAAAGCCCCTACAAATGCACCAACAACAACCGTTGCTACAAACCAAGCTACACTCGGCATCGTAAAAGGCACCATCACGCGCTCAATATAAGCCTGTGTTTTCCCACGTGCGATTAGAGAGGAGATATACGCCTTGCGGCTAAACCACATGAGGAGGATAGGACCTGTATTGACAAAGGAAAAAATCACAAATGACAAGCTATTGACCAGCTTATTCCGATAATCATAAAGCTTTGCCACACGATCTGCCAAGAAACCAAAGATGAGACCCGGTAAGAAAGAGGCAAAAAAATGACCGGATAAGAAGAAAAATACTCCCATGACAATCCCCATCAAGGTAATCGCTCCAAACTTGCGGATTTTTGCAAGCAACAAGAGATAAACCGTACCCCCTAAAACCGCTGCAAAAGCAGGAGCATAGAGCATATTTCCCGAATGATCAAAGAAAATGGCAAAAAGAGTCCCAAGCCCAACACAAAGAAAGTAAAGAGCAGAGAAAGCCCCTGTCAACATCATATCCTTTAAGGTCAATTCTTTCATTCTACCAAATCCTTTCTAAATCGTGCAGTATAGTTGTTTCGTTTTGATAGTTGCCTACAAAACAATACTCATGATCTGTTGTAAATCTTTTGATTCTATCTTCACTATCTGACTATTATAGCATGTAAAAAATCGAATGTAAATTAAATTTTCAGACTTTTTAATAATTTACATCTCTAGTCCTTTATCCATAAAAGAGAAAGTGGAACTCAATCGTGATTTTGAAGAGAGCAATTTTGTTATAGTTGTTTCGTTTTGATTTAGTACGAGGCAACGAGTCGCAGCATAACTGAAATTAGGCAAGACGAGGTAACAACGTAATAAATGAAAACTAAATGACTATAACTGCGCTTTCGAATTTTTAGGCTCAGACATGGACAGTCCATTGGTTGATTCATATCCCCCAAGTTGACGAACTCTCACGATTTATGATGGTGAAAGTTAGAAATCAAGCTAGCGAAGAACCATTTGCTATCTTCTTCAAATCAAATGTCAATGGAGCCATGCTTGATAAGACTGAATCAAATGACTAAAGCTATAAAAAAGGTTGGATACTTTTTTCCAACCTCCTGAGTCTTTATTCATAGCTAGCAATCAAGGCTTCCATCAGCTCGATATGGGTATAATAATCTGCAATTGTGACATTCTCATCACCCCCATGATCTCGACTATTGGCATTTCCAAGACCAAAAGCTGCCATAGGCACTTCTAGTGCTTCATAGACTGTATGCATGGGACCAGTTCCAATGGTCGTCGGCAAAATACTGATGCCTTCTGCGTAAAACTGCTCTGCCAAATGCGCAACATTTAAAATAGAGGGAGCACTCATATCGCTGCGATAGCTTTTCTCTCCCAAGGTATAGATGACCTCTACATGCTCAAAACCATTTTTCACCAACTGAGCCCGTATCTTTTCTAACACTACCTGTGGCTCAAGCCCTGGAACCAAGCGGACTTCCATCTTGGCACTTGCCTCAGCTGGTAAGATGGTCTTTACCCCCTGACCTTGATAACCAGAGGAAAGCCCCTCTATATTTAAAGATGGCTCAAAAAAGAGGCGGCGAAGAAGCGCTCTTCTTTCTTTTTCCAGCACAGGCAATTCCAAGCCATAAATATCCTTAAATTCCTCAGCACTGCGACTAGCATACTTCTCCACCAACTCTAGCTCACGCGCATTTGGTGGTGTGATGTCTTCATACAAGCCTTCTACTAAAATCTGCCCATCCTGACCTCGTAAACTAGCAAGAGCATTGATGAGGTACCATGCAGCAGAGTCAATCACCCCTCCATAGCTAGAGTGAATATCCACATCTGCACTCTTGACTGTAACATCAAAGGTCACAATTCCTTTATTGCCCCCTGAGATTTCAAGCTGACCTTTGGGATTTTTCGTGCCTTGCTCCCAGACCAACAAATCTGCCCCATGCAAGTGATTCTTATGCTTTTCTAAATATCTGTCCAAATCTGTCGAAGCCGACTCTTCTGCTCCCTCCATGATAAAGGTCACATGCACAGGCAGATCTTCTTTTCTTGCCAGATATTTCTTCACAGCTGTTAAACGAGCGGTAATATGCCCCTTATCATCATCGACCCCACGACCATACATCAAACCATCCCGAATCGAGAGATGAAAAGGATCAGCTGTCCACACTTGATCACCATCAGCTGGCACCGTGTCATAATGCTGATAGAAAATCAAAGTCTTGGCTGAGGGATTCGTGCTACGAAACTTAGCAATGACAAAAGGTGCCGTATAAGACTCGTCTACCTCAACCTCAGCACCAGCCTCTCTAAACACCTCTCCTAAGTAGCGCGCGACCTCCTTCAACCCAATTTTCTGAGCAAAAATAGACTTCTTGGCAATCAAGGTCCGTAAAATATCGAGATAGGTCTGAGCTATCTCATCTCTCTCAAACTTTTCAATCTGCTCTTCTTCTGTTGCAAAACGCATACGATACTCCTTTAATTTTTATATAATATAGTTGTTTAGTTTGGATTTAATACGAGGCAACGAGTCGCAGACATAACTGTAGGAGCTGAGGATTATGACATAATCCCTATCTCCAACCTTCAACAGTCCACTGGACTGTTAAAGCAAGACGAGTGAACAACGTACTAAATGAAAACTAAATGACTATAACTCCTTCTCTCATCACAGAATATACCTATCCAGTGTCTCATAATTTCAGATAACTGGCAAGTTCTTATTTTGTATAGTCAGTTATAAATCCTAGCTATATAGTTGTTTCGTTTTCATTTAGTACGAGGCAACGAATTGCAG
This window contains:
- a CDS encoding rhodanese-related sulfurtransferase codes for the protein MAKDIRVLLYYKYVPIENAQEFAAEHLAFCKSIGLKGRILVADEGINGTVSGDFETTQKYMDYVHSLPGMEDLWFKIDEEEEQAFKKMFVRYKKEIVHLGLEDNDFDNDINPLETTGAYLSPKEFKEALLDENTVVLDTRNDYEYDLGHFRGAIRPDIRNFRELPQWVRDNKEKFMDKRVVVYCTGGVRCEKFSGWMVREGYKDVGQLHGGIATYGKDPEVRGELWDGKMYVFDERIAVDVNHVDPVVVGKDWFDGTPCERYVNCGNPFCNLRILTSEENEHKYLRGCSHECRVHPRNRYVEAHKLTRAEVAERLAVIGESLDEVVAN
- a CDS encoding ECF-type riboflavin transporter substrate-binding protein translates to MKNNSIKNVVAVGIGAALFVVIGLISIPTPVPNTYIQLQYAVQALLAVIFGPVVGFLIGFIGHAIKDALQGGTLWWFWISASAIFGLIVGGVRSKLRVSEGVFDKSGIIRFNVIQVLANAFVWIVVAPFGDVLLYNEPVAKVVTQGVVSTIVNGLTVGIAGTLLILAYTKRQTKLGSLSKED
- a CDS encoding S-adenosyl-l-methionine hydroxide adenosyltransferase family protein — protein: MQNNLLVLQSDFGLVDGAVSAMIGVALEESPTLKIHHLTHDITPYNIFEGSYRLFQTVNYWPEGTTFVSVVDPGVGSKRKSVVAKTAQNQYIVTPDNGTLSFIKKHVGIVAIREISEVENRRKNTEHSYTFHGRDVYAYTGAKLASGHISFEEVGPELSVEDIVEIPVVETTLGDNFVSGAIDILDVRFGSLWTSITREEFNHLEPAFGDRLEVTIYNNDMLVYQNQVTYGKSFADVRIGQPILYINSLYRVGLAINQGSFAKAYNVGVGQNWHIEIKRIEN
- a CDS encoding ABC transporter ATP-binding protein; this translates as MDTQYASLDNVVIRVENFDFSYANRKQSHLQIKDLHIAQGECVVLCGKSGSGKSTFLQLINGLIPDYITGQLTGTFTVCGKAVGNYRVEEMAQQVTCVFQQPTKNFFHKTVREELVFPCENQGLAREEILDRLQRVTKASPLADLLDSPISGLSGGQKQLLALSLALMQDTPILVLDEPTAHLDRSGIDLVKDFLKTCKQQGKTLIIAEHRLHYFPDLADRYLYLEDGRLVKDFKKEEFLALSSVERQALGLRSLRLDEALAKIEEKRAMFTAKADFWIQNLHLQAGNHLLGILPDLSLEAGKVTALLGPNGCGKTTLLSYLVGLEEDKTARFTFQDQALSALERLRLSTAILQEVELQLFSASVRDEILLGTAFQGDLAAIFKRLDLQGLEEVHPLSLSGGEQQRVLVASSLATDKQLICFDEPSSGLDFYHMEQVAKVLEDLKQQGYIVLLISHDEELVAAAADIVFDLPTLLDKENLSF
- a CDS encoding energy-coupling factor transporter transmembrane component T; the encoded protein is MKYDVRSKVLLVILANLTFLFRVEAEKEWVLIFGFLFLLYLAGKGRIAMIYGLHFLVFLLLLAYGGGLEKIGLGSLLLVATAARLMLPALMAGSLLIQTTSAYELIHGLQKWKVPEVILITLSVMLRFFPLIREDYRAIRQNLRLRGLFLERREILLHLGKYGEYVLVPLLASLVRQVESLVVASMTKGLALKQERTETFVSRFRWIDWGICGWILSMLLWIMW
- a CDS encoding MptD family putative ECF transporter S component, yielding MKELTLKDMMLTGAFSALYFLCVGLGTLFAIFFDHSGNMLYAPAFAAVLGGTVYLLLLAKIRKFGAITLMGIVMGVFFFLSGHFFASFLPGLIFGFLADRVAKLYDYRNKLVNSLSFVIFSFVNTGPILLMWFSRKAYISSLIARGKTQAYIERVMVPFTMPSVAWFVATVVVGAFVGALIGSALLKKHFEKAGIIS
- a CDS encoding M20/M25/M40 family metallo-hydrolase, which codes for MRFATEEEQIEKFERDEIAQTYLDILRTLIAKKSIFAQKIGLKEVARYLGEVFREAGAEVEVDESYTAPFVIAKFRSTNPSAKTLIFYQHYDTVPADGDQVWTADPFHLSIRDGLMYGRGVDDDKGHITARLTAVKKYLARKEDLPVHVTFIMEGAEESASTDLDRYLEKHKNHLHGADLLVWEQGTKNPKGQLEISGGNKGIVTFDVTVKSADVDIHSSYGGVIDSAAWYLINALASLRGQDGQILVEGLYEDITPPNARELELVEKYASRSAEEFKDIYGLELPVLEKERRALLRRLFFEPSLNIEGLSSGYQGQGVKTILPAEASAKMEVRLVPGLEPQVVLEKIRAQLVKNGFEHVEVIYTLGEKSYRSDMSAPSILNVAHLAEQFYAEGISILPTTIGTGPMHTVYEALEVPMAAFGLGNANSRDHGGDENVTIADYYTHIELMEALIASYE